A window from Candidatus Nitrospira neomarina encodes these proteins:
- a CDS encoding WecB/TagA/CpsF family glycosyltransferase: MGSSFIRQRVIAMWVDTGTFDDTSSLVFKWINEAKGRYICVSNVHMCMECLDNATFADVVKNADLVVPDGKPIALALKLLGHESVEQIRGADLTEEILKYADSKNAVIGFYGGTETALARIRETLNRDYPGIKIGCMISPPFRALTEFEVADDIRLINESGTQLLFVGLGCPKQERWMAANVKHLNVTLVGVGAVFDFLSGEKPMAAEWIRAIGMEWFFRLISEPQRLWKRYATTNPKFIWYLGKQYIGHFIHKN, encoded by the coding sequence ATGGGTAGTTCCTTTATCCGCCAGAGAGTGATTGCAATGTGGGTTGATACTGGTACCTTTGATGATACAAGCTCGCTAGTTTTCAAGTGGATAAACGAAGCAAAGGGTCGCTACATTTGCGTTTCCAATGTGCATATGTGCATGGAATGTCTGGATAATGCCACATTTGCAGATGTAGTTAAAAATGCTGATCTAGTTGTGCCAGACGGGAAGCCAATAGCCCTGGCACTCAAGCTCTTGGGCCATGAATCTGTCGAGCAAATTCGTGGCGCGGATCTGACCGAAGAAATTTTAAAGTATGCTGATTCCAAAAACGCTGTGATTGGTTTCTATGGTGGAACGGAAACGGCCTTGGCACGTATACGGGAAACTCTCAATCGGGATTATCCCGGCATAAAAATAGGATGCATGATTTCACCACCGTTTAGAGCCTTGACAGAGTTTGAGGTTGCTGATGACATAAGGCTCATAAATGAATCAGGTACGCAATTGCTTTTTGTTGGATTAGGATGCCCTAAACAGGAGCGTTGGATGGCCGCTAATGTGAAGCACCTGAATGTTACCCTTGTAGGAGTTGGTGCTGTCTTTGATTTTCTCAGTGGTGAGAAACCTATGGCCGCGGAGTGGATACGTGCAATAGGAATGGAATGGTTTTTTAGGTTAATTTCTGAACCTCAACGTTTATGGAAGCGATACGCTACGACCAACCCTAAATTCATATGGTATTTGGGGAAGCAATATATTGGACATTTTATACATAAAAATTAG
- a CDS encoding class I SAM-dependent methyltransferase, producing MTQFIHILARTPFLGRFVIFLFRIKIASTYLLGELNKVLRWLYGSRETTNLTYDLTELNKKHLVSFLANVTQKSFDELMGYVNEIEQDTHLKSHIENQTAKSSWSIIADKEARYGRRVGWYALIRAFRPQVVIETGIDKGLGSCVITAALMKNCKEGLPGFYYGTDINPKAGYLLSGEYKKYGEILIGDSIESLNTFSKPIDLFINDSAHSAEYELREYHTIQNKLTQNAFILGDNSHCTDKLFQFSRMTGRNYLFFQEVPKDHWYPGAGIGVAFKAF from the coding sequence ATGACACAATTCATACACATTTTGGCAAGAACTCCATTTTTAGGGCGTTTTGTGATCTTCTTATTTCGTATCAAGATAGCGTCCACCTATCTTTTGGGGGAACTGAACAAAGTGCTTCGCTGGCTGTATGGATCCAGGGAAACCACCAATCTAACCTATGACTTAACGGAATTGAATAAGAAGCATCTTGTGTCTTTCCTTGCAAATGTTACACAAAAAAGTTTCGATGAACTGATGGGCTATGTAAATGAAATTGAACAAGATACACATCTTAAGTCTCATATTGAAAATCAAACGGCTAAAAGTTCTTGGTCTATCATCGCAGACAAAGAGGCTCGATACGGTCGCAGAGTTGGCTGGTATGCATTGATTAGGGCCTTTCGTCCGCAAGTCGTTATCGAAACTGGGATTGATAAAGGACTTGGCTCGTGTGTAATCACTGCAGCATTAATGAAAAATTGCAAAGAGGGGCTCCCCGGATTTTATTACGGCACTGACATAAATCCTAAGGCAGGATACTTGTTGTCAGGTGAGTATAAAAAATATGGAGAAATCTTGATCGGAGACTCAATCGAGAGTCTTAATACCTTTAGCAAACCCATTGATCTATTCATAAATGACAGCGCCCATTCTGCGGAATATGAATTGAGGGAATACCACACAATCCAGAATAAACTGACTCAAAATGCGTTTATACTTGGTGACAACTCTCATTGCACCGATAAGTTATTTCAATTTTCGCGAATGACCGGACGAAACTACCTTTTCTTTCAGGAAGTTCCCAAGGATCATTGGTATCCCGGCGCAGGGATTGGAGTGGCGTTCAAAGCTTTTTGA
- a CDS encoding glycosyltransferase family 4 protein → MRILIVHNRYQQAGGEDNVVEAEHALLTQHGHDVELLLVDNRDLPNGVLTQIKTAFTATYSRIGRAKLREAINFFRPELVHVHNFFPQLSPSIYDACADEGVAVVQTLHNYRLICPGALLMRDGNICELCITGSPYQAAVYGCYRNSKLGSLAVAHMVSTHRRLGTWAKKVNHFIACTEFSKSKFTQAGFSEDQISVKPNFIVDPRPSTDPKNRDDWKTREPFALFVGRLSPEKGLRTLFKAWTTLDTPYDLKVAGCGPLEAEMPEQANIVGLGFQEQDNIRSLMNQALFLVVPSEWYEGFPMVIVEAFAHGLPVLASKLGSMGEIIEDGITGLFFEPGDARDLALKACWLLERPGECRRMGRNARNRYVEKFSPEVNYAQLLSIYMQVIVQ, encoded by the coding sequence ATGAGAATCCTGATTGTTCATAATCGTTATCAGCAGGCCGGTGGCGAAGATAATGTCGTCGAAGCTGAGCATGCTCTATTAACACAACATGGTCATGATGTTGAACTTTTGCTTGTTGATAATAGGGATCTTCCCAATGGGGTTCTCACGCAGATCAAAACTGCTTTCACAGCAACTTACTCTAGGATTGGGCGCGCAAAGCTGCGAGAGGCAATAAACTTCTTTCGCCCCGAGCTTGTTCATGTTCACAATTTCTTTCCGCAGTTGAGTCCATCAATTTACGATGCTTGTGCCGATGAAGGTGTTGCCGTTGTGCAGACCCTCCATAATTATCGACTCATTTGCCCTGGTGCTTTGCTCATGCGAGATGGAAATATTTGTGAACTATGTATTACGGGTTCACCCTACCAGGCTGCGGTTTATGGCTGTTATCGTAATTCAAAACTGGGCAGTTTGGCTGTTGCCCATATGGTTTCAACCCACCGGCGATTAGGAACCTGGGCGAAAAAAGTGAATCACTTTATTGCATGCACAGAATTTTCAAAATCAAAATTCACTCAGGCCGGCTTTTCTGAAGACCAGATTAGTGTGAAGCCCAACTTCATAGTCGATCCACGACCCTCTACTGATCCTAAGAACCGGGATGATTGGAAAACTCGTGAACCATTTGCTCTTTTTGTTGGACGGCTCAGTCCGGAAAAAGGACTCAGAACTCTTTTTAAAGCATGGACCACCTTGGACACTCCTTATGACCTCAAGGTAGCCGGCTGCGGTCCTCTTGAAGCTGAGATGCCAGAGCAGGCCAATATTGTGGGTCTTGGCTTTCAGGAGCAGGATAATATCCGTTCCTTGATGAACCAGGCTCTCTTCCTGGTTGTACCCTCTGAATGGTATGAAGGTTTCCCAATGGTCATTGTGGAGGCATTTGCGCATGGGCTGCCGGTGCTGGCATCGAAATTGGGAAGCATGGGAGAAATTATTGAAGATGGGATAACCGGGCTATTTTTTGAGCCTGGTGATGCTAGGGATCTTGCACTCAAGGCTTGTTGGTTGCTGGAACGGCCCGGAGAGTGTCGGCGTATGGGGAGAAATGCTCGCAATAGATACGTGGAGAAATTTTCTCCTGAAGTAAACTATGCTCAGCTGCTAAGCATCTATATGCAGGTAATAGTCCAATAA
- a CDS encoding class I SAM-dependent methyltransferase, which translates to MKDKYDQFYHLSLQKENFRDVSLGSWPKNRLEAITAIEGKGEAILDIGCGSGYLLYQFRHRFNKLIGLEYSQHRLAHAEINLADFCFLPIQGTAEDLSQLASNSIDRVVSADTIEHIPDVYKAAEEMHRVLRPGGLLVINTPNIAFLKKRVLLMAGRFPSTSQMNEGLGSDILFDGGHFHYFTFRSLRLLLEKFGFKMVKKVGYGRFGVVHNFWPNLLSGGVQWVATKE; encoded by the coding sequence ATGAAAGACAAGTATGATCAGTTTTATCATTTATCCCTCCAAAAAGAAAACTTCCGCGATGTTTCCCTTGGTAGCTGGCCCAAGAATCGACTTGAAGCCATCACGGCGATCGAAGGAAAGGGGGAAGCCATTCTCGATATTGGGTGCGGCTCTGGTTATCTTTTATATCAGTTCAGACATCGTTTTAATAAGTTGATTGGTTTGGAGTACTCCCAGCACAGACTCGCGCATGCAGAAATAAACCTTGCAGATTTTTGTTTCCTGCCGATTCAGGGGACGGCGGAGGATTTATCTCAGCTTGCATCAAATTCCATCGATCGTGTCGTTTCAGCCGATACCATCGAGCATATACCAGATGTCTACAAAGCGGCAGAGGAGATGCACCGGGTGCTAAGACCGGGTGGGTTACTGGTAATCAACACACCCAACATCGCTTTTCTCAAGAAGCGAGTTCTGCTTATGGCAGGCCGCTTTCCGTCGACATCCCAAATGAATGAAGGGCTGGGAAGTGATATTCTTTTTGATGGCGGGCATTTTCACTATTTTACTTTTCGATCCCTGCGCTTGCTGCTAGAGAAGTTCGGTTTTAAGATGGTTAAAAAAGTCGGCTATGGTCGTTTCGGTGTGGTGCATAATTTCTGGCCGAATCTATTAAGTGGTGGCGTCCAGTGGGTGGCAACCAAAGAGTAA
- a CDS encoding glycosyltransferase family 4 protein — MDFSITYHFFPLKYELMQTVLIIQRILPYYRIKLFCQLRHKLALHGISLKLIYGQEKMGTVPRTQHIDEPWAVRVENQYWALGKQELVWQPVLKYVLGVDSIIVEQANRLLVNHCLLLRRKFTNRPQIAYWGHGKNLQAKNKHSSRERLKHRLLGQADWWFAYTSISAKVVAGAGFSKDRITNVQNTIDVLEFSEAKERTDQAAIARLKTNLGLKGKNVCLYCGGIYSEKRILFLLEACLKIKYLLPDFEMIIVGDGPDQHLVETAARTTHWLHYVGPKHGVDRVPFFLMSKALLMPGMVGLAVVDSFVAGTPLFTTDIPIHSPEIAYLVNGVNGGITPNSTDAYANAVVEYLTSESMQTLMQRGCEESAKKYSLENMVDHFTAGIRAWLEGPVYRKGNSDTVTTG, encoded by the coding sequence ATGGATTTTTCAATTACTTATCACTTTTTTCCCCTCAAATATGAACTCATGCAAACCGTATTAATTATTCAGAGGATCCTTCCGTATTATAGGATAAAGTTATTTTGTCAGTTGCGTCACAAACTTGCTCTCCATGGTATCAGTCTTAAATTAATTTATGGACAGGAAAAAATGGGTACGGTGCCCCGGACCCAACACATCGACGAGCCATGGGCGGTGCGAGTGGAAAACCAGTATTGGGCACTCGGGAAGCAAGAGCTTGTTTGGCAACCGGTACTGAAGTACGTATTAGGTGTTGACTCTATTATTGTTGAACAGGCAAATCGATTGCTTGTTAATCATTGTCTTCTTCTTCGTCGAAAGTTCACAAATCGGCCACAAATTGCCTATTGGGGACATGGCAAAAATCTCCAGGCCAAGAACAAACACAGCTCAAGGGAACGTCTTAAGCACCGCCTTTTAGGTCAAGCCGACTGGTGGTTTGCCTATACCTCCATCAGCGCAAAGGTCGTGGCGGGCGCAGGTTTTTCAAAAGATAGAATCACCAATGTTCAGAACACCATTGATGTCCTCGAATTTTCCGAAGCAAAGGAGAGAACGGATCAAGCTGCCATAGCGAGACTTAAAACCAATTTAGGACTCAAGGGGAAAAATGTGTGTTTGTATTGTGGAGGAATTTATTCTGAAAAACGCATACTTTTTTTACTTGAAGCATGTTTGAAAATAAAATATTTATTGCCGGATTTTGAGATGATCATTGTGGGAGATGGGCCTGACCAACATCTCGTCGAAACAGCTGCAAGAACAACACATTGGCTTCATTACGTGGGGCCTAAACATGGGGTGGATCGTGTTCCATTTTTTTTAATGAGTAAGGCCTTGTTAATGCCAGGAATGGTTGGCCTCGCGGTCGTCGATAGTTTTGTTGCCGGCACGCCACTGTTTACGACCGATATACCCATACACAGTCCAGAAATTGCTTATCTGGTGAATGGAGTGAATGGTGGTATCACACCAAATTCGACAGATGCGTATGCAAATGCTGTCGTCGAATACTTGACCTCTGAATCAATGCAAACACTCATGCAACGAGGCTGCGAGGAGAGTGCCAAAAAGTATTCGTTAGAGAATATGGTTGATCATTTCACCGCAGGGATTCGAGCATGGCTAGAGGGTCCAGTTTACAGGAAAGGAAACTCTGACACTGTGACTACAGGATGA
- a CDS encoding O-antigen ligase family protein — protein MAHPFFFHYEKFTNLFMVALVGLGIFRAQPFAFRPTQRLPWVQIITICLFLYAAISLSWSPAFEKGMEQWNYSWPYMVLNVLLLPLLFRHPTDLQDGLSAILYLGAVLATLVDLFVDWDNRFIGTFWDPSETIWDPLAFPEMAGLVTLAAILLNHEKSWKWTGIKLIAIVASIILVMKSETRGQFILMVTIPLVFLPFSRPVSNLKQYVVWALLGIGLASLSLYALNSFTAIEDRWSSSTFQSDWEGRVQMASQLLHHWWRASSGDPAALILGLGNSASFAGNIVGFYPHMVPIEVLGEEGIFGLGIFLGLLWVSIRTIRNAYSLVKHDPIQRGIWATLVASFVFAFLLSFKQGSLVGSGTHIFLFVILLERQVAILTAEQQEYVVG, from the coding sequence ATGGCCCACCCCTTCTTCTTCCATTATGAAAAATTCACCAACTTGTTCATGGTTGCCTTGGTTGGGCTGGGTATATTTCGTGCTCAGCCATTTGCCTTTCGGCCGACTCAAAGGCTCCCTTGGGTGCAGATAATAACGATCTGCCTGTTTCTTTATGCCGCAATCTCCCTCTCCTGGTCCCCGGCATTTGAAAAAGGGATGGAGCAGTGGAATTACAGCTGGCCCTATATGGTCCTTAATGTGCTCCTGTTACCATTGTTATTCCGACACCCAACCGATTTACAAGATGGTTTATCTGCAATTCTATACCTTGGTGCTGTATTAGCGACTCTCGTTGATTTATTTGTGGATTGGGACAATCGGTTCATTGGGACATTTTGGGATCCCAGCGAAACGATCTGGGATCCACTGGCATTCCCTGAAATGGCAGGGTTGGTCACATTGGCGGCGATCTTGCTCAATCATGAAAAAAGTTGGAAATGGACGGGAATAAAACTTATCGCGATAGTAGCAAGTATCATTCTGGTAATGAAATCTGAGACTCGCGGACAATTTATCCTGATGGTCACTATTCCGCTTGTGTTTTTGCCCTTTAGCAGACCAGTATCCAACCTGAAGCAATATGTGGTTTGGGCTCTTCTGGGGATAGGCTTGGCTTCACTGTCTCTCTATGCTCTCAATTCCTTTACTGCAATTGAGGACCGTTGGTCGTCATCTACATTTCAATCGGATTGGGAGGGACGGGTTCAAATGGCTTCGCAATTACTCCATCATTGGTGGAGGGCATCATCAGGCGATCCTGCAGCGCTTATTTTGGGCCTCGGGAATTCGGCTTCATTTGCAGGTAACATTGTGGGCTTTTATCCGCACATGGTTCCGATAGAAGTATTAGGGGAAGAAGGAATTTTCGGTTTGGGAATTTTTCTTGGACTTTTATGGGTATCCATTCGGACAATACGCAACGCATATAGTCTTGTAAAGCACGATCCTATTCAACGGGGCATTTGGGCCACGCTTGTCGCCAGTTTTGTTTTTGCCTTTTTGTTGTCTTTTAAGCAAGGATCGCTTGTGGGGTCCGGCACACATATTTTTTTATTCGTCATCTTACTTGAGAGACAAGTGGCAATCCTCACCGCCGAACAACAGGAATATGTAGTTGGATAA
- a CDS encoding glycosyltransferase, with translation MIKFRRIFQDLYKRGLENCQIDFVMLPYLDYCTYAFAILGSPFAKTPWAGLVMRAGFHHSACGVKAPPGSLDSVKERLFFRLLRNSFLQALFTIDVTLKEYTENLSLLQGSRLVFIPDSTETKRSMSREQARQELGISKHGFIVLVYGALSLRKGIEVLIRAMEDRSFPSEGCLLLAGKQDEEVEKFLLSPLANNLKMSGRIHQMNRYLSVDEENMVFSAADVVWLGYQGHYHMSGVLVQAGVMGLPVIASDEGLIGFLTERFSSGIVVTASNATAIATAIGELSRNVNIAQQYGENGRLAYASHNLENFSRILVESVEG, from the coding sequence ATGATCAAATTTAGAAGGATTTTTCAGGATTTATACAAGCGGGGATTAGAAAATTGTCAGATTGATTTCGTTATGCTGCCTTACCTGGATTATTGCACTTACGCCTTTGCGATTCTCGGTTCGCCTTTTGCCAAAACCCCCTGGGCGGGGCTCGTAATGAGGGCAGGATTCCATCATTCTGCATGTGGTGTCAAAGCTCCCCCTGGTAGTTTGGATTCGGTTAAAGAACGATTGTTTTTTCGACTCCTTCGGAATTCATTCCTGCAAGCCCTATTTACGATTGATGTGACACTGAAGGAGTACACTGAAAATCTGTCGCTCCTTCAAGGCTCCCGTTTGGTTTTTATTCCAGACAGTACGGAAACAAAACGTTCAATGAGCCGAGAGCAGGCAAGGCAGGAATTAGGAATTTCGAAACATGGGTTCATCGTCCTGGTTTACGGGGCGCTATCCTTACGTAAAGGGATTGAAGTTTTAATACGGGCAATGGAGGACCGGAGCTTTCCTTCCGAAGGATGCTTGTTGTTGGCAGGAAAGCAGGATGAAGAAGTAGAGAAATTTCTTTTGTCTCCGTTGGCCAATAATTTAAAAATGAGTGGTCGGATTCATCAAATGAACCGATATCTAAGTGTGGATGAGGAAAATATGGTATTCTCAGCTGCTGATGTGGTTTGGCTTGGCTATCAAGGGCATTACCACATGAGCGGGGTGCTCGTGCAAGCGGGTGTCATGGGACTACCGGTTATTGCGAGTGATGAGGGTTTAATCGGGTTTTTAACCGAACGATTCAGCTCCGGCATTGTTGTGACTGCCTCTAATGCCACGGCAATTGCCACTGCCATTGGAGAGCTAAGTCGGAATGTCAACATCGCACAACAATACGGGGAAAACGGCCGTTTAGCCTACGCCTCACATAATCTGGAAAACTTTTCAAGAATCCTGGTCGAATCCGTTGAGGGGTGA
- a CDS encoding polysaccharide pyruvyl transferase family protein, with protein sequence MIIQIHGAGFHNYGAWLMLETVISELSSRLSHLGPIEFCALPSPGTTYEIAATYNLKTVLPQTWRRNPIKYLTAPFFERLIPDELQRILGIVPRHKVDAMIDISGYAFGDHWGPDISRVCGRRFRFLHDRGKPVIMLPQMMGPFENEKVKRETLNFLPYIDRIYVRDRSSLLAINEILEDQAKVKLAPDITIFSSGEFVEARPPFACIIPNERMFDKGAKKWGSRYLQLLTQAGQRALALNRDIVLLSHAPGGGDLAIAHQLADRLDSPRVEVVTNVTPKRAKGIISNADLVVGSRFHALVAALSSGVPAIAIGWAHKYSHLLLDFGIPNLNFDPDQTSEELLDLIAECLNETHNATIRQTLQNFKKEMVLPNEQMWQDVASCFQHYLKENS encoded by the coding sequence ATGATCATTCAAATTCACGGCGCTGGTTTCCATAATTACGGTGCTTGGCTCATGCTGGAAACAGTTATTTCAGAACTGTCGAGTCGCCTATCTCATCTTGGCCCGATTGAATTCTGCGCACTACCGAGCCCCGGTACGACTTACGAAATAGCCGCAACCTATAATTTAAAAACCGTCTTGCCACAAACTTGGCGGCGAAATCCCATCAAATACCTTACCGCACCGTTCTTCGAACGATTGATACCGGACGAATTGCAGCGCATTCTTGGAATCGTTCCTCGCCACAAAGTCGATGCCATGATTGACATCTCCGGCTATGCATTTGGGGATCATTGGGGACCGGATATTTCTAGAGTTTGTGGGCGTCGATTTCGCTTTTTACATGATCGCGGCAAACCAGTAATCATGCTTCCCCAAATGATGGGACCATTTGAAAATGAGAAAGTCAAGCGAGAAACCTTGAATTTTTTGCCGTACATCGATCGCATTTATGTTCGAGATAGAAGTTCCCTTTTGGCGATTAATGAAATCCTTGAGGACCAAGCAAAGGTAAAGCTCGCACCAGACATTACCATTTTCTCGTCTGGAGAATTCGTTGAAGCCCGACCCCCCTTCGCTTGCATTATTCCAAATGAACGAATGTTCGATAAGGGAGCCAAAAAGTGGGGTTCACGTTACCTTCAATTATTGACTCAAGCTGGGCAAAGAGCGCTTGCACTAAATCGTGACATTGTCCTTCTAAGCCATGCGCCAGGTGGTGGCGATCTTGCTATTGCGCATCAACTCGCCGACAGACTCGATTCACCGCGTGTTGAAGTTGTCACCAATGTGACTCCAAAACGCGCAAAAGGAATTATTTCAAACGCCGATTTAGTTGTCGGATCAAGATTTCATGCGTTGGTTGCAGCGCTATCGTCTGGTGTGCCTGCTATTGCAATTGGTTGGGCCCACAAATACTCCCATCTTTTATTGGATTTCGGCATTCCCAATTTAAACTTCGATCCCGATCAAACAAGCGAAGAACTCCTCGATCTTATTGCAGAATGTTTGAACGAGACTCACAATGCGACTATCAGGCAGACTTTGCAAAACTTCAAAAAGGAAATGGTCTTACCCAATGAACAAATGTGGCAGGACGTTGCTTCCTGCTTTCAGCATTACCTTAAAGAGAATAGCTGA
- a CDS encoding nitroreductase family protein has product MDEVERSQSHGAEFKLRRNIHRLEKGLIMRPRRDDFALDYIAETVVIFDALSNRQRQKIKKENELLLKWAHDVLDHYFSITREHPTIVTCKKKFRTINLLKSTDRDDSSPFCPYTRKSEDIPDISINQLHKLAQYRRSCRWYLQKPVSRAIIDQAMEVAMLSPSACNRQPFRFIIFDNQLSASDVGSIPMGTIGFSQNFPAIAVIVGQLDAFSDDRDRHVIYIDSALAAMAFQFALEVQGVSSCCINWPDIEAREKLMEKRLGLAKHERPILSISFGYADPKGQVPYSQKKALDEIRIYAQ; this is encoded by the coding sequence ATGGATGAAGTTGAACGAAGCCAAAGTCATGGTGCTGAATTCAAATTAAGACGAAACATACATCGCTTAGAAAAAGGTCTGATTATGAGGCCTAGGCGGGACGATTTTGCTTTAGATTATATTGCTGAAACGGTTGTTATTTTCGATGCACTTTCCAATCGTCAACGACAAAAAATCAAGAAAGAAAATGAACTGTTGCTCAAATGGGCTCACGACGTTCTCGATCATTATTTCTCAATAACTAGGGAGCATCCAACCATAGTTACTTGCAAAAAAAAATTCAGAACAATAAACCTGCTTAAAAGCACCGACAGGGACGATTCTTCTCCTTTTTGCCCCTACACCAGAAAGAGTGAGGACATTCCCGATATTTCTATTAATCAATTACATAAGCTCGCACAATATCGACGAAGTTGCCGCTGGTATCTACAAAAACCTGTGTCTCGTGCCATTATTGATCAGGCTATGGAGGTTGCAATGCTCTCACCAAGCGCCTGCAATCGACAACCATTCCGCTTTATAATTTTTGATAACCAGCTGTCAGCTTCCGACGTTGGCAGCATACCAATGGGTACGATTGGATTCAGCCAAAATTTCCCTGCCATTGCCGTTATTGTTGGCCAATTGGATGCTTTTTCGGACGACCGCGACAGACATGTGATTTACATCGATTCTGCACTTGCGGCCATGGCATTTCAGTTCGCATTAGAGGTACAAGGTGTAAGCTCATGTTGCATTAATTGGCCAGATATTGAGGCAAGAGAAAAGTTGATGGAAAAACGTCTTGGCCTTGCGAAGCACGAACGCCCAATACTTTCAATTTCTTTCGGCTACGCGGACCCTAAAGGACAAGTTCCCTACTCTCAAAAAAAGGCTCTTGACGAAATCCGAATCTACGCCCAATGA
- a CDS encoding oligosaccharide flippase family protein, producing the protein MDEIGKNFGKQVAMGALWLAGAKVFARLLTTVRLILLAAILPQDQIGLFGLAAVVMQLLETLSQTGMQTALIQRKGNVQEYLGTAWVTQVVRGIILSIATLLLADNFEVFFDKAGVASLLYILALVPVCFGIQNIGLVLLHRELRFSKVVGIQVGSAFVDLILSLLVALQTPSAIALVWGRVGAAIFTAIASFVLEKRWGNFSFSMSKSYELFSFGVWVFISAILSFTLVRGGDIVIGKLLTLEDLAVYQIAYALACGPIMEVMAVIGGTALPAYSQLQHQHTRLSSAFLRILASSSFLASLSIVGFAILAEDFTALFFGPEYKMMATLLPPLAIWGACRGLGASNSVLFLGIGRPAIATVFQFFMLILFLVGLIPISIRYGIMGTVLSLALIGLSAQALRYFLIIHVVNISGREIFKCLIIPICIATLSGVAAWISMSVITPHLYALRLMIGGCVLLSTFSLGSLWLDNYFRLGLRDFVQSVMPKRFAFVLGKN; encoded by the coding sequence ATGGATGAAATAGGAAAGAATTTCGGCAAGCAGGTCGCAATGGGTGCTCTCTGGTTGGCTGGTGCCAAGGTTTTCGCTCGGCTGCTCACAACCGTAAGACTAATTCTTCTCGCTGCTATCTTACCACAAGACCAGATTGGTCTATTTGGCTTGGCTGCCGTTGTAATGCAGTTGCTAGAGACGCTCTCACAAACTGGCATGCAGACCGCATTAATTCAACGAAAAGGGAATGTTCAAGAATACCTAGGAACTGCATGGGTAACTCAGGTGGTGCGTGGAATTATCCTCAGCATTGCAACTCTACTTCTCGCTGATAATTTTGAAGTATTCTTTGATAAAGCTGGTGTTGCCAGTCTACTTTACATTCTGGCACTCGTACCAGTTTGCTTTGGCATTCAAAACATTGGTTTGGTGTTGCTTCATAGAGAGCTTCGGTTTAGTAAGGTAGTCGGAATCCAAGTGGGTAGTGCGTTCGTTGATTTAATTCTATCTTTGCTAGTTGCGCTTCAAACACCTTCTGCTATTGCTTTAGTTTGGGGTCGGGTAGGTGCTGCAATATTTACGGCAATAGCCAGTTTTGTTTTAGAAAAACGTTGGGGTAATTTTTCGTTCTCAATGTCCAAGTCTTACGAGCTATTCTCCTTTGGTGTATGGGTTTTCATTTCAGCAATCTTAAGCTTTACCCTAGTGAGAGGAGGCGATATAGTTATCGGTAAATTACTTACACTTGAAGATCTAGCTGTTTATCAGATTGCTTATGCATTGGCTTGTGGCCCAATTATGGAGGTTATGGCCGTAATTGGAGGAACAGCGCTTCCTGCCTACAGCCAGCTGCAACACCAACATACAAGACTTTCTTCGGCATTTCTTCGAATTCTGGCCTCCTCAAGTTTTCTTGCTTCACTTTCGATTGTAGGATTTGCAATTCTTGCCGAGGATTTCACGGCATTATTCTTTGGACCGGAGTACAAAATGATGGCAACTCTGTTACCTCCTTTAGCCATATGGGGAGCCTGTCGAGGTTTAGGAGCGTCAAATAGTGTACTATTTCTTGGGATCGGCAGGCCGGCAATTGCAACCGTCTTTCAGTTTTTTATGTTGATCTTGTTCCTAGTTGGACTAATTCCAATATCCATTCGTTACGGAATCATGGGGACTGTTCTTTCATTAGCGTTGATCGGCCTTTCCGCTCAAGCACTTCGGTATTTCTTGATTATTCATGTCGTCAACATTTCCGGCCGTGAAATTTTTAAATGCCTAATCATTCCAATTTGTATTGCCACACTTTCGGGAGTTGCTGCGTGGATTTCGATGTCAGTAATTACCCCCCACCTATATGCTCTGCGTCTAATGATTGGTGGGTGTGTTTTGCTGTCTACTTTTTCTTTGGGATCCCTCTGGCTGGACAATTATTTTAGACTTGGTTTGCGGGACTTTGTGCAAAGCGTCATGCCAAAACGCTTCGCTTTCGTTCTCGGGAAAAATTAG